TTAGATGAGGGCGATTCGGTCACTGCAAGAGTACAGGACGAGGGTGGAATACTCAAGGCGATATTTATATCCATCGAATAGAGGAGGGTATACTTCTCTCTTAGGATATATTGGATATGTCAATAGCATCGGAATTATTGGGGATGCTATTGACATGCATATTTTTTATAGGCAGCGAGATTTAACCCCCCTATCCTTTTTTAAAAAATTTTTCACATGTAAAAAGGAAAATTCAATATTATGTAGAATAATAGTATAAAGGAGCGTAGCATAGTGCTAAGCTATAGTTACGGGGGATAGGGTGTATGGAGAAAAGTATTCTGATTGTGGATGACCATGTGGGAATCAGAATACTCATGAGCGAAATCTTCAGGAGAGACGGGTTTGACGTCAAGTGCGCCGGAAATAGGGAAGAAGCAAAATGTATAGCAGAGCAATGCAAGCCGGGGATTGGGATTTTTGATGTAAACCTTGGCGGTTGTAATGGGCTTGACCTGCTAAAAGAGATTAAGAGTAATAATCCGGGGATGGTGCCTATAGTCATATCGGCTTCTGAGTATTTTGATGACCTATGTTTGCCTGCGGGAATCGAGGTCCACTACGTGAAGAAACCGTTTGACATTGGGATGTTAAAGGCAAAGGTGTGTGAGTTGTGCGGATAGTGATATCGAGGAAGAGTATAAGTGGAGCGGATTATGCTGAAGGTTGGGATATCCAGCAGAGATGCGCACTGTGCTGGCAGCTTGATAGAGGGTGCTAAGATACTGGAGCTTTTCAGAGATGTGGCCACAGAACTTGCTCATATGTCATGATGGTGATGGAGGAATTTTTGTTGCAGATGGTAATCTCGAGTTTCTTGCTCCAGTATATACGGGTGATTACATTGAGGCGAGAGGTGAGAGAGATGAGATCGACAGGGTTGGGGTGACCTCCCGCCATATGAAGCTTGAGGCGTACAAGATTATAACTTTAGCAGATATTATGGAATAGCCGTCTGCATGTGATGTGCTTGAGGAGCCTGTACGGGTATGCAGGGCTTCCAGTACCTGTATGGTAAAAAAGTTACAGAGAGACATATAGTGCGTAAATAAAAAAATAGTCGATTAAATCGACTATTTTTTTATTTACTGAGAGGAATTTTAATTTTTATAGAGAATTATTTATTAAAGGGGTGTGATATGTAATGCTTATAAACCCAGAGGTAACGGTTGCCTTCAGATGCCTCGAATGTGGCAGGTTGACCTTTGATAGCACCACGCCATTTAAGCTTGTTAAGGAACATGGCGTCATGTTTCCATGCGAATGCGGCAGGAGTACGGTAACAATAAATATTACGGAGAAGATGCAATATAGTATAACGGTGCCTTGTATTGCCTGCGGCGAATATCATACCTATACATTGGATAAGAGGATATGGCGGGAGCCTTTAAATATACTCACGTGTCCAAAAAGTGGATATAAGGTTTGCTTTCTTGGCAAAGAGCAACCTGTCTTGAGGGCTATAGAAGATTATGATGTAGAACTCGATAAAGCTCTGATGGACCTTAATTTTGACGACTATTTTAAGAACGATGAGGTCATGTATGAGGCTATCAATAAGCTGCATGAGATTGCAGAAAGGGGGAATTTATACTGCACTTGTGGAAATGATAATATTGATGTATTATTAAAACCGGAGGGTATTGAACTGCTATGTAAAAAATGCCATGCCAGGGGTTTTATATATGCTGGGAGCATTAAAGACCTCAGATCTATAGCAAGGCTCAATACAATAGTATTAAATGACCCTATACTCTGTACAAATAAAAGACCGGAGAAAGAAGGAGGTTAACTTAAATCATGTTAGTTTCAGGCATTGAAATTCTTGCAAAAGCCAATATAGACGGTTATGCTGTTGGGGCCTTCAACACAAGCAATCTGGAAATCACACAGGCTATAATTGAATCAGCAGAGGAGCTCAATGCCCCTGTGATTGTTCAGGTGAGCGAAGGTGCATTTAATTATGCGGGTGGTAAAAATATTGCCAATATCGTAAAAACAATGGCTCGGGACGCCAGTGTACCTGTGGCGCTCCATTTAGACCATGGCAGGGATTTTGGCATTCTTATGAGGTCTATCAGATACGGTTTTACATCTATTATGTATGATGGCTCAAAGTATCCATTGCCGGAGAACATAGAAAGGACGAAAAGGATAGTTGATATGGCACGTGCCGTGAACATTTCAGTTGAGGCAGAACTGGGTAAGATTGGTGGAACTGAGGACAACGTCAGCGTGAGCGAGAAGGAGGCAATGTATACCGACCCCGATGAGGCTGTAGAATTTGTGAAGGAGACAGGAGTGGATTACCTTGCCATAGCTATAGGCACAGCTCACGGGCCGTATAAGGGTGTTCCACACCTTGACTTCGAGAGGTTAAAGGAAATAAAATCAAGATTAGGGATGCCCATTGTTTTGCATGGCGCCTCAGGACTATCAGAGGAGGATATAAAAAAGGCTGTTAAGCTTGGTGTCAACAAGATAAACATAGATACAGACATAAGGCAGGCATTTGCTGCGTCTGTGAGGGCATACCTGGATGAGAATAAAGATGTGTATGACCCCAGGAGTATCCTTGGAAACGCAAAGAAAGCAATGAAGGATGTTATAAAGAAAAAAATGATAATGTTTGGCTCCGATAATAGAGCTAAGGAGGGTTAAGTATAATGGAACTGTTTATTGATACCGCCAACTTAGACGAGATAAGAAAGGCTGCTGAGATGGGTATTATAACAGGTGTTACTACCAACCCAACCCTGGTAGCAAAAGAAGGAAAAAGGGACTTAAAAGACCTGATTGCGGAGATAGCTTCTATTGTAAATGGCCCGATAAGTGCAGAGGTGATAAGCACTGACAGCGAAGGGATGGTAAGGGAAGGCAGAGAGCTTTCAAAGATCCACCCCAATATTGTTGTAAAAATACCCATGACGGAAGAGGGTTTAAGGGCTGTAAAGGTATTATCTTCGGAAGGAATAAAGACAAACATGACGTTGATTTTTTCGGCCAATCAGGCACTTCTTGCTGCCCGGGTAGGCGCAACTTATGCCAGCCCGTTTGTAGGAAGACTTGACGATATAGGCTTTGATGGCATGAAGTTGGTCTCAGATATTATGGAGATATATAATATTTATGGGATTGAGACCAAGGTCATAGCAGCCAGTATAAGACATCCTCTGCATGTGACTCAGGCGGCGCTGGCAGGTGCAGATATCGCTACAGTGCCTTATAAAGTGCTGATGCAGATGGTTAAACATCCTCTGACAGATGCCGGACTGGAAAAGTTCTTGAATGACTATAGGTCGGTCAAAGAATAACACTGGATAGCGGAACAGTCAGTGTGGTTTGGCTTTAAACGGCAGTGACTGTGCAATTAGCTTGATATTTGTGTTATAATATATGTTGTGTATGGAGGCAAAAATGCCAAAAGTTGATATTGAATTGGGTACAAAACTGAGGAGTCTGAGAAAAGATAAACATATGAGCATAGAACAACTGGCTGAGAAAGCTGGCCTTTCCATAGGCCTTATATCGCAGATAGAAAGAAATCTCAACAGCCCAACTGTTTCAACCCTTTATAAGATAGCTCAGGCCCTGGATACCCACATAGGTTATTTCTTTGATGATGATAAACAAGGTGCCGTGGTCAGAAAAGATGAGAGAAGGGTTATTAAGCTGCCAAAGTCCAACCGTACATATGAGATGCTTTCACCTGATATGAAGAGAAAGATGGAATTTCTTTTAGTGCGCATTCAGCCCGGCGAATGTGACAATACAGAACAGTTGTCCCACCAGGGTGAAGAGTGTGGTTTGGTGTTAAGTGGGCGGATGATGGTAAAATGGGGTGATATGGAATATATATTAGAGGAAGGAGATAGTATCTATTTTGACAGCAGTGTACCTCACAGGTACTTTAATATAGGTGACACTGAGTGCATTTCTGTGTGGGCGATGACTCCACCCAGTTTTTAACTTGTTCAGGGCGGTTGATATTACTCACCGCCCGACTTATATGTATCCTTTGTGTACCGTTCTTTGTTGTCCATCTCATATTTGCGTTTCTCTGTGTGACGCAATAACAATTCAATAAATCATTATGTTGTATTATACGATCCGATATAAATGGGGGACTTCTTTTTATTTATTAAATCCGTAATAGCACTTAATAGATGCTAGGTTATTTATAAAAGCGAACGTTTTATGGGGTGGCATGTCCACGAATGTATATATTATACCAGTTATGTATATATTTTTGTGCTATTGGGAATAAGTTATAATAGATAGCTTTTGTGGAGGTGTGTGATGATATCTGAAGACTTGAGCAAGAAAACCCTTGTAGAACTGCGCCAGATGGCAAAAGATGCAGGGGTAAAAAGTGTTACGAAATACAAAAAAGATGAACTCATTGAACAGATCTTAAAGTCAGCTTCTGTTTATAAAGAAATCAATTCTGCCAGTCCCATTGATCTTAATGAAGCAGAAATTAAAGAAGAAGAGGTAAGTAATATGATTGAAACACAAGACACTCAACGTGAAAAGACAGAAGAGAATGAATTTGAGTTTCATGGCAAGACCGATTTTGAAAAAGCCGTTGGAGAGGGTATACTGGACACCATGCCCGATGGCTACGGCTTTCTGAGAGCGGAGAATTATCTTCAAGGTCCTAATGACATATATATCTCCCAATCCCAGATAAGGAGATTTAATTTAAAAGAAGGAGACAAGGTTTCAGGAATTATCAGGCTTCCCCGAGAGGGTGAGAAATATGCGGCGATGCTGTACGTAAAGTCTGTAAACGACTGTAATCCTGAAGAAGCAAGAATGCGAAAGTCTTTTGACGATCTGACGCCTATCTATCCCGAAGAAAGGATTAAGCTGGAGATTCACCCTAAGGACCTTTCTACACGCCTCATTGATCTGATTGCGCCTATTGGTAAAGGTCAAAGAGGCATGATAGTGTCTCCACCTAAAGCTGGTAAAACCACTCTTCTTAAAAAAATTGCCAACTCTATTGCTACCAACCACCCTGAATGTTATCTTATAGTCCTTCTAATTGATGAGAGACCTGAAGAGGTTACAGATATGGAGCGCTCCATTAAGGGTGAGGTTGTGTATTCTACCTTTGATGAACTTCCAGAGCACCACACAAAGGTGGCTGAGATGGTTTTAGAAAGGGCAAAAAGACTTGTTGAACATAAAAAGGATGTAGTTATATTACTGGACAGCATCACAAGGCTTGCTAGGGCGTATAACCTGGTGACGCCTCCATCAGGCAGGACTTTATCGGGTGGAATTGATCCATCGGCCCTGCATCCGCCAAAAAGATTTTTTGGTGCTGCAAGAAATATAGAAGAAGGGGGCAGTCTCACTATAATAGCAACAGCATTGATTGAGACAGGCAGTCGTATGGATGACGTTATTTTTGAGGAGTTTAAAGGAACAGGCAATATGGAGATACACCTGGACAGAAAACTTTCTGAAATGCGGATATTCCCAGCCATAGATATATATAAGTCGGGTACAAGAAAGGAAGAACTTTTGCTTACCAAAGACGAATTGGATGCTGTATACTATATTAGAAGGGCTTTGAATACATCCTCTACCGCTGAGGTTACAGAGACCCTTATAAATATGCTTTTGAATACAAAGACCAATGATGAGTTTATAAGTGGTTTAAAAAACGTAGTAGTTACTAAGTAGGAGGTTGTTAGAGATTATGAAGAGAGTATTATCTGGGGTGCAGCCGACAGGGGATATCCATATAGGTAATTATGTGGGGGCTATGATGCACTTTGTTGAGTTACAGCAGGATCATGAGTGTTATTTCTGCATAGTGGACCTGCATGCCCTTACGGTGCCGCAGGACCCCGAGGAGTTGAGGAACAAGACCTATGAGCTGGCAGGGATATACCTGGCCATAGGACTTGACCCAGAAAAATCAACGATATTTGTGCAGTCTCAGGTAAGTGCCCATGCGGAACTGGCATGGCTGCTATCCTGTATGGCATATTTTGGTGAACTTTCCCGGATGACCCAATTTAAGGATAAGAGCAAAGGCAAGGAAAATGTTTCTGTAGGGCTCTTCACATATCCTGTATTGATGGCGGCAGATATCTTACTTTATCAAGCAGACTATGTGCCTGTAGGCAATGACCAGAAACAGCACTTGGAGCTTACAAGAGACCTGGCTGAGAGGTTTAACAACAGGTTTGGGGAGACATTTGTATTGCCTGAGCCACTGATTGCTGATGTAGGAGCAAGGATAATGTCTCTTACAGATCCCACAAAGAAGATGAGCAAGAGTGATGCGGATGAGAATGGCAGGATAAATCTTCTGGATAGTCCCGACGTGGTTAAGAAAAAGATTATGAGGGCTATTACTGATTCAGAATCTGTTATAAGGTACGACCCGGAGAACAAGCCTGGGGTGAGCAACCTTTTAAGCCTTTACAGCGTGATGAGCGGTCTTTCAATACCGGACTTAGAAAAAAAATATGAGGGTTGCGGTTATGGGATCCTGAAAAAGGATCTGGTTGATGTGGTAAACGAAAAACTCAAGGCCATTCAGGACATGTATTATGGATTTTCCAGGGGGGAGCTTGAGATGATACTACGAAAGGGCAGGGAAAAGGCTGAAGCGGTTGCTGAAAAGACTTTACATGATGTAAAGAGCAAAATGGGGCTCGTTATGTTTTAAATTTTTAAGTGTGGCTTGAATGTTATGTCCGTGCCTAACCTGGGGTATTTTAGTTTGTGTATGAGCAAGCATTGATGGGTTTGTGATTATGATTTGACAGAGGTTGCAGTAGAATAATAGTTATGGTATAATTATGTGGTCAAAGTAGAGTTTAAGCGAGGTGATATAGATGAAGGAAGGGATCCATCCAAAATATTATGAAGATGCAGTAGTTAAGTGTGCTTGTGGGAACACGTTTGTTACCGGTTCTACAAAAAAAGAGATCCATGTGGAGATATGTTCTAAGTGTCATCCTTTATATACTGGCCAACAGAAGCTTATAGATACTGGCGGGAGGATAGACAGGTTTAACAAGAGATATGGCATAGGTAAGAAGAATGATGAGCCTAAAGAATAGGAGAGGTTAGTATTGGTCTAACCTCTTTGTTCATAAAAAGAGGAGATATATATGAAGAAGACGTTGATTGGCGGCCAGGCCGTCATAGAAGGTGTCATGATGCGCGGCAGGAGTAATGTGGCCATTGCTGTCCGCAGCAAAGATGGCATCAATCTGGCCTGTAAAAAGGTGAGCCCTTTTACAGATAAATACCCTGTTTTTAAACTTCCTATTCTAAGGGGTATGGTATCTCTTGTGGAGTCGCTTGTAATAGGTGTTAATGCTATAAACTATTCTGCTGAGATATCTGGCCAGCTTGTGGAGGAAGAACCCTCAAAATTTGACAGAACCCTTGAAAAGATTTTCGGAGATAGACTTAACAATGTGCTGTTGGCCTTTTCGCTGATTATATCTTTGGGCTTTGCGGTTTTGCTGTTCTTTATCCTTCCTACATGGTCTGCCAACCTTATTAAAAGGTTTACGAATTCTGGATTTTTATTAAATATTATAGAAGGTGTAATCAGGGTAGCTATATTTCTGATCTATCTTATTGCTATATCAGGTATGAAAGATATAAGAAGGGTATTTGAGTATCATGGCGCCGAACATAAGACCATACATTGTTATGAGCATGAGGAAAAGCTTACTCCGGAAAATGCCCGCAAGTATAGCACTCTGCATCCCCGGTGTGGTACAAATTTCCTCTTTCTGGTCATGGTGGTAAGCATCCTGCTTTTTTCAATCTTTAGCTGGCCTGGATTCTGGATGAGGGTGATTTTGAGGATTGTTCTTCTTCCTCTTGTAGCTGGCATATCCTATGAGCTTATAAGATGGGCTGGCAAGAGCGAGAGCAGGCTTGCCAGGGCTATAGCCTATCCGGGAATGATGCTTCAAAAGCTTACCACAAGGGAACCTGATGATTTGCAGTTAGAGGTTGCCATAGCCTCATTGAGGTCCATACTGGAGGTAGAGGGAGACAATGACATTATTCCGTGAGGCCTTAAAGGAAGGGACTGCTACGTTGGAAATGGCTGGCATATATACTGCCAGACTGGATGCAGAGTTGCTCTTATCGTATGCCTGTAAGATAAATAGAGCTAAACTTCTCGCAAGGTTAAACGACGAGGTGCCTGATGATAAGCTAAATTTTTTTTATAGTTATATAGAAAAAAGGGCTTCAAGATACCCTCTATGCTATATTACAGGCCACAAGGAGTTTATGGGGCTTGACTTTATTATCCGTGAGGGCGTGCTGATACCAAGACCAGAGACGGAGCTGCTGGTAGAAACTGTAATAAATATGCTGCCAGAGGATGCTGCGGTTATAGATTTATGTACGGGCTCAGGGGTAATAGCAATTTCTCTGGCCCATTATTTATATGACGCAACCATTTATGCCGTGGATATTTCAAAAACTGCATGCAAAATAGCTAAAGAAAATGCCTCAAAGCTAAGAGTTAACAACAGGGTCAGAATTCTAAATGGTGATTTGTTTGAGCCATTACCTGTCAATCTGAAGGTGGATGCAGTGGTATCCAATCCGCCATATATCAAAACCGGAGAGGTTGCAAGCCTTATGCCTGAAATATCCTATGAGCCAATTGAGGCATTGGATGGCGGAGAAAGTGGACTGGAGTTTTATAATAAGATTGTTGAAGGTGCAGTGGCTTTCTTGAAAGACAATGGTGTTCTTGCACTGGAGATAG
The nucleotide sequence above comes from Calorimonas adulescens. Encoded proteins:
- a CDS encoding response regulator, which codes for MEKSILIVDDHVGIRILMSEIFRRDGFDVKCAGNREEAKCIAEQCKPGIGIFDVNLGGCNGLDLLKEIKSNNPGMVPIVISASEYFDDLCLPAGIEVHYVKKPFDIGMLKAKVCELCG
- a CDS encoding class II fructose-1,6-bisphosphate aldolase; protein product: MLVSGIEILAKANIDGYAVGAFNTSNLEITQAIIESAEELNAPVIVQVSEGAFNYAGGKNIANIVKTMARDASVPVALHLDHGRDFGILMRSIRYGFTSIMYDGSKYPLPENIERTKRIVDMARAVNISVEAELGKIGGTEDNVSVSEKEAMYTDPDEAVEFVKETGVDYLAIAIGTAHGPYKGVPHLDFERLKEIKSRLGMPIVLHGASGLSEEDIKKAVKLGVNKINIDTDIRQAFAASVRAYLDENKDVYDPRSILGNAKKAMKDVIKKKMIMFGSDNRAKEG
- the fsa gene encoding fructose-6-phosphate aldolase — protein: MELFIDTANLDEIRKAAEMGIITGVTTNPTLVAKEGKRDLKDLIAEIASIVNGPISAEVISTDSEGMVREGRELSKIHPNIVVKIPMTEEGLRAVKVLSSEGIKTNMTLIFSANQALLAARVGATYASPFVGRLDDIGFDGMKLVSDIMEIYNIYGIETKVIAASIRHPLHVTQAALAGADIATVPYKVLMQMVKHPLTDAGLEKFLNDYRSVKE
- a CDS encoding cupin domain-containing protein; this encodes MPKVDIELGTKLRSLRKDKHMSIEQLAEKAGLSIGLISQIERNLNSPTVSTLYKIAQALDTHIGYFFDDDKQGAVVRKDERRVIKLPKSNRTYEMLSPDMKRKMEFLLVRIQPGECDNTEQLSHQGEECGLVLSGRMMVKWGDMEYILEEGDSIYFDSSVPHRYFNIGDTECISVWAMTPPSF
- the rho gene encoding transcription termination factor Rho, encoding MISEDLSKKTLVELRQMAKDAGVKSVTKYKKDELIEQILKSASVYKEINSASPIDLNEAEIKEEEVSNMIETQDTQREKTEENEFEFHGKTDFEKAVGEGILDTMPDGYGFLRAENYLQGPNDIYISQSQIRRFNLKEGDKVSGIIRLPREGEKYAAMLYVKSVNDCNPEEARMRKSFDDLTPIYPEERIKLEIHPKDLSTRLIDLIAPIGKGQRGMIVSPPKAGKTTLLKKIANSIATNHPECYLIVLLIDERPEEVTDMERSIKGEVVYSTFDELPEHHTKVAEMVLERAKRLVEHKKDVVILLDSITRLARAYNLVTPPSGRTLSGGIDPSALHPPKRFFGAARNIEEGGSLTIIATALIETGSRMDDVIFEEFKGTGNMEIHLDRKLSEMRIFPAIDIYKSGTRKEELLLTKDELDAVYYIRRALNTSSTAEVTETLINMLLNTKTNDEFISGLKNVVVTK
- the trpS gene encoding tryptophan--tRNA ligase; protein product: MKRVLSGVQPTGDIHIGNYVGAMMHFVELQQDHECYFCIVDLHALTVPQDPEELRNKTYELAGIYLAIGLDPEKSTIFVQSQVSAHAELAWLLSCMAYFGELSRMTQFKDKSKGKENVSVGLFTYPVLMAADILLYQADYVPVGNDQKQHLELTRDLAERFNNRFGETFVLPEPLIADVGARIMSLTDPTKKMSKSDADENGRINLLDSPDVVKKKIMRAITDSESVIRYDPENKPGVSNLLSLYSVMSGLSIPDLEKKYEGCGYGILKKDLVDVVNEKLKAIQDMYYGFSRGELEMILRKGREKAEAVAEKTLHDVKSKMGLVMF
- the rpmE gene encoding 50S ribosomal protein L31 encodes the protein MKEGIHPKYYEDAVVKCACGNTFVTGSTKKEIHVEICSKCHPLYTGQQKLIDTGGRIDRFNKRYGIGKKNDEPKE
- a CDS encoding DUF1385 domain-containing protein, with protein sequence MKKTLIGGQAVIEGVMMRGRSNVAIAVRSKDGINLACKKVSPFTDKYPVFKLPILRGMVSLVESLVIGVNAINYSAEISGQLVEEEPSKFDRTLEKIFGDRLNNVLLAFSLIISLGFAVLLFFILPTWSANLIKRFTNSGFLLNIIEGVIRVAIFLIYLIAISGMKDIRRVFEYHGAEHKTIHCYEHEEKLTPENARKYSTLHPRCGTNFLFLVMVVSILLFSIFSWPGFWMRVILRIVLLPLVAGISYELIRWAGKSESRLARAIAYPGMMLQKLTTREPDDLQLEVAIASLRSILEVEGDNDIIP
- the prmC gene encoding peptide chain release factor N(5)-glutamine methyltransferase, with the translated sequence MTLFREALKEGTATLEMAGIYTARLDAELLLSYACKINRAKLLARLNDEVPDDKLNFFYSYIEKRASRYPLCYITGHKEFMGLDFIIREGVLIPRPETELLVETVINMLPEDAAVIDLCTGSGVIAISLAHYLYDATIYAVDISKTACKIAKENASKLRVNNRVRILNGDLFEPLPVNLKVDAVVSNPPYIKTGEVASLMPEISYEPIEALDGGESGLEFYNKIVEGAVAFLKDNGVLALEIGCDEADDVVQLMKSEYRNIEVLKDMAGMDRVVVGRLRN